The Arthrobacter oryzae DNA window AACGCCACGGTCTACCTGGTGGACTCCGTCCTGATGCCGAAATAATCACCCCTGAACGCTCCTGATACGGCTCCAGCCTGACTCCCTGGACCGACCTGGAGAAATGGAGGCCCGCACCGTCCGGTGCGGGCCTCCATTTTGTTCCTGCTCCCAAAGTCGGGCGTTTTCGCCTTCGGCAGACGTTCAGGATCGGTCAATTAGACTGGGGACCGGCCCGCTGTCCGCGGGCCTCCCTGCCGTCCAGAGGTGATCATCGAGTGCCCAGCAGTAAATCGCGCCGCATTGCAGTCAGTATCGGTGCAGGGGTCCTGTCGCTGCTTCTGGCCTCATGCACAGGCACGCCCGCTCCTGCGCCGGCGTCGTCTTCTGCGGCAACTGCCAGCACGCCTGCCACGCCGACGGCGACGTTCACCTTCGGCACCGCGGCCCAGCCACTGGGCCTCGATCCTGCCCTGGCCTCCGACACGGAGTCCTACCGGATCACCCGGCAAATCCTTGAAGGCCTCGTCGGAGTGGACCAGACCACAGGACTGCCCACTCCCCTGCTCGCCACCGAGTGGGCCGAGTCAAACGAGGGCCGAGCCTACACCTTCAAGCTCCGTGAGGGCGTCACCTTCCAGGACGGCTCGACCTTCGATGCCGCAGCCGTCTGCACCAACTTCAACCGATGGTTCAATTTCCCGGAGAGCCTCCGGAAGCAGGCCCCCGGCACATCGTTCAAGGGCGTCTTCAAGGCCCACGCCGACCAGGCATCCCTGTCCATTTACAAGGGCTGCACGGCCCTCTCCGCGGGGAATGTCCGGATCGACCTCACGCAGCCGTTCACCGGATTCCTCCAGGCGCTGACGCTCCCGGCCTTCGCCATGTCCTCCCCGACGGCCATGGCCGCGCAGGAAGCGGACAGCCTCAGCCTGGCCCGCGACGGCCAGCCCGTGTCTGCCTACGCCCTGCACCCCGTCGGCACGGGCCCCTACCGCTTCGCCGCGTGGGAAGACTCCAGCGTCAAGCTGGTCAGCAACGAGGACTACTGGGGTGACAAGGGCCAGATCGGCACCATTAACTTCGTCACCTACGATCATCCGCAGTCCAGGCTCCAGGCCCTCCTCGACGGAAAGATCGACGGCTACGACGCCGTCACCGTGGGCAACTTCGATCAGCTCGTCAAACGCGGACAGCAAATCATCCAGCGCGACCCGTTCTCTGTGATGTATCTCGGCATGAACCAGGAAGTGCCCATCCTGCAGAACATCAAGGTGCGCCAGGCGATCGAGCTGGCCGTGGACAAGGACACGCTGATCCGGCGGTTCTTCATCGACAACACCGCCCAGGCAACGCAGTTCGTCC harbors:
- a CDS encoding ABC transporter substrate-binding protein: MPSSKSRRIAVSIGAGVLSLLLASCTGTPAPAPASSSAATASTPATPTATFTFGTAAQPLGLDPALASDTESYRITRQILEGLVGVDQTTGLPTPLLATEWAESNEGRAYTFKLREGVTFQDGSTFDAAAVCTNFNRWFNFPESLRKQAPGTSFKGVFKAHADQASLSIYKGCTALSAGNVRIDLTQPFTGFLQALTLPAFAMSSPTAMAAQEADSLSLARDGQPVSAYALHPVGTGPYRFAAWEDSSVKLVSNEDYWGDKGQIGTINFVTYDHPQSRLQALLDGKIDGYDAVTVGNFDQLVKRGQQIIQRDPFSVMYLGMNQEVPILQNIKVRQAIELAVDKDTLIRRFFIDNTAQATQFVPPKLSGFNNNAPSLGHDPAKAKALLEEAGYKGEELKFYYPLNVTRPYLPTPEKVYAELSKQLTAVGLNIKPVPVDWSDGYLQKVQTPGDHALHLLGWNGSYSDPDNFVGPLFGEKTGEFGYQDPQVFSKIARARGLPEGEERTEQYRTINAQIAESVPAVPIAYPISALALSDRVLKYPASPVLNEVFTKVELRP